A single Pan paniscus chromosome 21, NHGRI_mPanPan1-v2.0_pri, whole genome shotgun sequence DNA region contains:
- the DEFB121 gene encoding beta-defensin 121 isoform X2 translates to MFQEVKEVMKCWGKSGRCRTTCKESEVYYILCKTEAKCCVDPKYVPVKPKLTDRNTSLESTSAV, encoded by the exons ATGTTTCAAGAAGTCAAGGAAG TCATGAAATGTTGGGGCAAGTCAGGCAGGTGCAGAACAACATGTAAAGAAAGTGaagtatactatatattatgcAAAACTGAGGCTAAGTGCTGTGTGGATCCCAAGTATGTACCTGTAAAACCAAAATTAACAGACAGAAATACAAGCCTGGAATCAACTTCTGCAGTCTGA
- the DEFB121 gene encoding beta-defensin 121 isoform X1 — translation MKLLLLLLTVTLLLAQVTPVMKCWGKSGRCRTTCKESEVYYILCKTEAKCCVDPKYVPVKPKLTDRNTSLESTSAV, via the exons ATGAAGCTCCTTCTTCTGCTTTTGACTGTTACTCTGCTCCTGGCCCAGGTCACCCCAG TCATGAAATGTTGGGGCAAGTCAGGCAGGTGCAGAACAACATGTAAAGAAAGTGaagtatactatatattatgcAAAACTGAGGCTAAGTGCTGTGTGGATCCCAAGTATGTACCTGTAAAACCAAAATTAACAGACAGAAATACAAGCCTGGAATCAACTTCTGCAGTCTGA